The Xiphias gladius isolate SHS-SW01 ecotype Sanya breed wild chromosome 17, ASM1685928v1, whole genome shotgun sequence genome includes the window GAGTTGATgaactaaaaaatatttacaaaaaattgtCTGAAGTGTATACCTCTCTCTCAGTGGGTTTGGAGCAATAAATCTTCAATTAGAAAATTTAAGACCAAACCCTGGGTGGAGTTATGGTTGAAATATGATTTACTGAAATGAGTGTGAGAGGAAATTATTTAAGTTTGTATGAATAATTCTTCTCATTATTATTCATGTCTTTTCAGCTATCATGGCGTTATTGTTTGACTTGAAGGCACTGGTTGACATGATGTCGATTGGAACCCTCTTTGCCTACACGCTTGTTGCCATATGTATCCTCATATTAAGGTATGACTTATCATAAGTACTAACAGTAATGAAATGTGTATATAATTATGACTGTAATGTAAATAGTAGctatatttgtttgtgaaaatcTTATGTTGTATGAGTGGTGTGGGTGTTGTGGAGAAACCTAGCAGGGCTATATAGCACCTGTGGGTAAATAACAGTGACAACATTAGAAAATGCTGTTGTTCATGTGTATATAGGTTGTAATATTAATACTATAAGGTAACGGAGGGTAATGAAATTAAATAGGAGTTTGAAAGTTTGCAGAACCCTTGATTGGCTTCTATATGAGCGAAAACTGcctgcaaaaacaaacatgttttaaaggTGGGGAGATTAACAATACTGGAATTTTGTCAAATTGTATTTGTTAATGAGTTAATAATACACTTTGATTTACTGTCATTATAACAGCTTGCTGATACTGTGCAATTTCTACAGTAATTCCATTTAAGTCCTTCCAGAGGCCGATTGTTATACAGGAGGACATTGTCCTGGTGTGGGGTGGAAACATTAATAGCACATGAACTGTATTACAGACAGAGATTCACATAAATTTATGTGAACCAGGAGataacaaagaaacaagaacaaaaccCACTGGACCCCCTGTTTGAGTCACAGCTATATcaatatattgaaataaatgttATATTAACCCTATACCTGGgtacatttatttgtatttcgTCACTTTTACAGATACCAAGTAGACCTCGGCGAGGATTCAAGTTTCAGCAAACCAGAACCCTTTACAGTTAACGGAGTAATATGTCCTCCTTCACAAGCAACCACACGGACAAcacaaaatgtgtctgttttaactgtttttattaGTAAGTGATCTTCTAAACATCCTCCTTAAGTACTATACTGCCATTCCATTGTTAATAATCATTGGAACTTACATTGTTCTTCTCAGTCTTTTTAGCTATCATCATAAGCCTCTTCATATCTGGGGCTGTAGACTCCCTGCAGGCCCTTGAGTGGTGGAGTTCACTTTGTGTCTCTGGGATCGTTCTAATGCTGGTTCTCAGTACCCTGATCATCTGGAGACAACCACAAAGCACAACAAAAGCTGCTTTCATGGTATACCTCATCTCTTAAGTGATGGTCTTCTGGGAATACATGTAATTATTTAGTCTACATTTATTTCATCCAGTGAAATGTCATTGCTGAATAATATAAAGATGACTcctaacagaaaaaaatggcaaaccAGTATTGTTTTCATGTATTATGTCCAAGTGTAAAGTTTTAAACAGGGAAATTgcgtatttttttctttgttttgattttgcctGTTGcaatgtttctgctttttttttcatatgtacaGGTTCCTTTTGTGCCATTGCTTCCTATTTTCAGCACCTGTGTCAATGTCTATCTTATGGTTCAACTTGGATCAGACACATGGATCCGCTATGCAGTGTGGATGGCAGTGGGTATGTAAACAACATAattacaaaatacacattttcctttaaccaaaatgtgcaaaaacatcaaataatgtGAGCATGACTCTAGGTGATTTGACTTTTCTTTCAACAGGTTTAATCATCTACTTTTGTTATGGTGTTCAgcacagtgtgcagaaacaaagGCTTCAAAATTCACCCAACCGAGTCAGTATTCACAGCATCACCACTACTATAGTGCAAAACTATGAACCTGGACAAGATAACAATGGTTAAACGAGGTGACATGATTGAATGACTGATAAAAACATTCAGTGGGCACAAAgcaaaatgatttcattttgataaaaatgtggCCAAGTTCAGatagttaaaaaataatttcagtcatgAGCTCTGACCTCTATTatgttcttgttttctgtgaaattgAATGTTCAGAAAAGATATTTGtagatttcttttaataattaaataatgtcAGCGAACCACACTTGTATACATAAGTCACACTGACGGTGTGTCTGCCCGAGGCTTCATGcaatattgtgttttcattttattgcttcAGTTCCTTATATTGTTACATCACAGTCCTGGAGTGCACAAGATTTTATAAAGAATAGAGAAATGATCAATGGAAAAGAAGAGCCAATATTCAAGTACCTCTTATAGTCAGGACTTTGTATGAGtgccaaaagaaaacattaagcTTATATTTTGGAGGTGAATGCTGTAAATAAATATGGTTCTTGCAATGTCTAATTAACTATTTTGTAATCAGTATACCACATTTGATCAAATGAAATTATAGTATTTAAGTTCCCCGCATTACCTTTATAGGTGACATGGTTCTATTACTCACTGTTGCTTCACATTTATGCAAAGCtgtttcatatatatataaaattgcTAGTGAGAGGGATTTATTTTGTTACCCACTGCACCTAACTCCAGATGTAGCCTAATGCTGTATTTGTATCACCTTCTATTATCATGtataatgtaacattttttgtgATATGCAGGTGaaataaacatgacatttttaagttttgtgtAAGCAAACCtccacaaaaatacaaaaaaataactgtctGCTCCCACTTCCAagattctgtctttctttcttgtgtttcttaTGTACTAAAATCCCTTGTGAGAATCTTTGTTAAGCCATGCCCACTGCCCccatattttgataaaatgccACGTTTATTTACAACACGTGATAGGAACTCATGAAAGGCTTCTTCGTTTCAGGAGGCGCAGTTTACATAGCCCACCATGTGAACGCatgccagccaatcagaaggcAGACAGCAGGGCGCTTTAGCCAATCGGCGACTCGCCCTGCAGGGGAAGCGCATTGTTCAAAAAACCAAACGCAGTCGGGTAAAATAACTCAGCTGAGGCTCGGTGTTGTTCAGTCACAGGTAGCTTGATTAGACACAGTTTTGAACCAGTATCAGTCAAGTACTTGAATCTGGCGATTTACTCAGTAACTTAAGAACATTTAGTCACTGGAAGTCAGACGCTCGTCGTACTTTGGACCTTCGAGGtaagttaaattaatttttgtatAAAGGTGGGTCATTCCATGCTAAACAACAATAAAGCTTTTAGTCACGGCAGTGCTGTAATtataatacagtaatataagggtttttttgtttattttttcgtCCAGCTAGTGTTAGCGTTACTTTGGTGGAATAACGTTACAGTTTCTCGCGTACGTTTTTGCATAACGTTAATTCTACGTATTCACGAACTTACCTCGTGTCGAAACGTGTGTATTCTCTATTTATCATATCTTCCAGGTGGCTGAGGGACAAAAACATTAAGTTAACCTACATGCATTaaagttgtcatttttatcttGAAAATTTGCGATGCCCTACATAAATGTTTCAGGTCATCCATCTAAACGTAACTCGTTGCTTCAGTTTGAACAGTAAAAGGCTCATTAACATCCTAATAGATGTCAATGGTGAATTTCCTCTGCACCAATGCTAAACCTGTCACAACGGGTAATAGCCTGGGAAATAATTTTCTTGTTTGACTGCTCAGGCAGGTACTTGTTTGGTTTTGAAGGGTAAAGGAGCCTTCGTTCTGTTTGTCTCATGTCACACCCTTAGTTCTCCTAATCCTCTCCTACAGTGAAGAACTGCCtaaaaagtatcaaagtaaaagctATAACACTTGATAGTATCAGTCAAAGATTTTCTATAATTGTCAAGTGATATTGGTGTAACAGAGCAGTTCTGACAGGTCTTATTGAGCCCttaaatgtgtatttactgtacgtatttgttttatttatattgtatcCTAATACAAATGCCAATATGCAAAGGGACACTACATAGTGactttttaaatggattttacTGGCTAACATCTAAGTTTGAAATATGCTGTGATTACGTCATACTCATGGAGATTTGTCTTCTTGCAACAGGTAAGCATGGCGCTGTCTTTGTCCTCCCCTTGTGGATGCCCCTCcgatgaggaggaagaaatgGCTGTGTTTGAGTCTACGGCAGCAGAGCATGGAGGCCTGGCCAGACCACGTCTACCTGAGATCTCTGTCATTTCTCCTGGCTTGGACCCCCGGCAGTCCACTGCAGGACGGGTGAGACTTGACAGAAGTATGCTTTGTGTGAATTTCTCTGCAGTTTACCTAGTGAAgttttcactgtaaacaaatgagGTTTGTATACATTCCACATTACAATACGCATTGTGTGTATTCCGACgatcaaacaaaacatgttaAACGCATTTCCTACCTCAGTCAACATTTGCAAAGCCTtctattaaatgttttgaatcctgtaatttttacattaacttactctcttcttcctcccatTTACTGGCTTGATGAATGAGCACATGAAAACGATGATTTAAATTCTTCCATGTCAGCAACAAGccattaaagatttttttaaatttgtgtaaCTAGAAACTAGCAGTTAAACCTGGATTGGTGAGACAAGGAAGTGGTGGCGAAAGAAATACTGAGAGGGTGAAGGTTTATCTGCGCATCCGGCCACttactgagacagagagagagaggggagaagaacAGGTAAGACTTTCACTTGCATGATCCATTGCATGTCTCCATTCAGGTATTCACGACAACTGCAGTTGTGCTGCATGTGTATTAATTAATAAACTGATAGATTTTAGTAAACAAAGTGCATTTATTGGTTTAAGTACACATGTTCACTGTGTTACTGTACTTTTAGGGTTGCGTGGCTGTCCAAGATGAAGAGACTCTGCTGCTAAAAGCTCCAAGGGACTCTCAGAACATGAGGACTGCAGAGAGGGGCATCACCCAGAGCATGCACAAGTTCAGTTTCTCTAAGGTACACTTGTACTCAgtttttacttaatttacaTATAATTGGATGTGGACCTGAATTAATACTGATTTTgtatattacaaaaaaacaaacagtggtgtTGGTGGGAGAGTGACCTGTGTGGAAGTGAAAAATATTCCgaacaggctttttttttttttttttttttttttataaatagtgCTGAAAATATCGATGGTAAATATGGGCTGATGGGTGTTGATAGCAACCAATGTCAGTAATAAACAAGGAGGATGctataaaaacattataaaacattataataatatgtaatggtatcatttatatattaataaatataataataatatttatgtatCACATACTGATGTTTTCATTATCCATCGTTCATAGATCTTTGGATCAGAAACCACACAGCAGGTATTTTATGAGAGCACGATGAAAAATATGGTGAAAGACGTGCTTCAAGGAGAAAACAGACTCCTCTACACTTATGGTGTCACCAATTCTGGAAAGACTTACACCATTCAGGGTAAGATTTTATTCTTGTACTAATAATACTTGGACAGTATAGAGCCTAGGTTTGATTGCGATGTTAGTGTTTGCAGCTCTAAGAAATgggtttgtttgtcttttgactTACAGGTAGTGGTCGAGAGGCAGGCCTCCTGCCCCGAGCTTTAGTGTCTTTGTTTAGGAAACTGCAGGGTCGTCTCTATGGTGCCATGGACCTGAAGCCTGTCATGTATCAGGATGTGCGACAGCTTCAACCCAGTGAGGTCAAGGTGGAGGAAAACCGCAGAAACTCTCTGCTCACAGAGGTAAACAGAAGAATGATTTTTAAAGGTCTGTCTCATGGCCTTTTCTCCTACTGCCAAGTTTAATATTCAACAACTCATCCCGAGCTTTGGCATAGATATAGATTCCTTACAATACAGTGTCAACTAAGCTGTAGTGGTCTCAGCTTTGATGAAGTTAAGCCTGAAAAATATCCAGCTAGAATTGTCTGAGCTAAACCAGATATGTGTTGGACAAATCTGTGCACTATGGGGAATGTTTACATGATTACTGACTGAAAGCAAAGATCACTAACAACAAAAGTAGCGGTGTATTTTTCCAATCAGTGtagaaaaatgttatgtttatgttgGAGTGAAGGAAAGGAGTCTCGTGTCACTCCAGTAAGTGGACTTCAAAACATTCTGCAATGATTTGTCCCATCAACTTTTGAAATCTCCAGCACCTCATACATAAACGAGTGACAAATCAAACAGTGGAAGACAATTACAATCTCAATGCCATTTCATgggatctttttaaaaatctcgAATATTAATGTTTCATATCTAGgttattgtcattttatattAGCTGATCTGGGTAACCACACTACTCGTAAGGAATTTGAGTATCTTCTTGCACAGTTGGAGGTTAATGTACTTGTGTGTTACAGGATGAGAATTTGACTTCTCGTCGAGGTGGCACCACTACAATCGGAGACAGCGGCATTGGAGGACTCTCCTCTACGAGTAACATTGCCAGCCAGCTGGAAGGTGAGGAGGACAGTTGGGGTGTTGTGTTGGACATACTCCAAATTAAAATCCAAGTCaaatttgaaattcatttaaatacacattaCAACATAGCAAATGAATATTGGCCATGTGAACAAATGTTAGTATACTGACAGTCAGGTCAGATCCTGATAAGCATTTAACCATGTTTCGAAATaattttaagtgtgtttgttttttttgtataaactGTCACTGTAAAAGccttttccttttgaaatattACAcactgatctctctctctctctctctcgctctctccctccccctccctctctctctctccagacaCTGAGAGTGTTTGTCTGGAGCCAGACGGCCTTTCACAGAGTGGAGGGGACGACCTTGAAGCAGGGGTGCAGTTTTCTATCTGGGTGTCCTTTTATGAGATCTACAATGAGTTCCTGTATGATCTGCTTGATGCTTCACCCTCCATGCAGCCCAGGAAAAGAGTCACACTGCGGCTTAGTGACGACAAGCAGGGCAACCCCTATGTGAAAGGTAACACCGACTCATTCACAGGAATAATATTGGAATAATAGTACATTAAATTAGTTCAATTACTATAGTATATATCAGTTTGAACCTGTGAGAGCTCGATCCACTTTTGCAACTTCTCTCATCCGAtgtatgttacattttattacgcAAGAAATTATGTAAAAGAAACTGCAATAGatgatgaaattttttttttttgtatgatgtTAGTATTTTTGCTTCGTTATAACTTTGACGTGGagcacataaaatatattttattgctCCTGCTGCTGGTGTCAGACCTCACCTGGATCCAGGTGCGCAGTGCCGAGGAAGCGTGGAGGATTCTGAAGGCCGGACGTCGTAACCAGAGCTTCGCCAGCACTCACCTCAATCAAAACTCCAGCCGGAGGTAGGAGCACATTAAACTTTAGCCTTTCAAAACcttaatttgatttatattgACAGACTTGTTTGACTTGTGCTTATTGCATCACTGATCATAAATTTATCACCTACTCAGCCACAGCATCTTCTCCATCCGTGTCCTGCATCTCCGCCCAGAGGCAGATTCAGGCCAGGCCATGCACATCAGCGAGTATGTTATCTTATTTTTACCTACCCGGATGTCCCTAAATTTCACAGGGTATCTGCGGGTCTTGAAGTCTTAAGAAGCATCAATTTGCTTTCCTAAAAGAAAGCCTTCAAAGGCATTAGATAGTCTTAAATATTTCCTAAAAATTTCTTCAAGCCTGCCACgttagttataaaatgtttgtgtatgtgattcTTGCAAAAAACTGTTCCTAAAATCCCCATTACTCCAGACCTCTGATCTtatgtaaaattaatatttaagcTTTATAtgaattagttatttttttaaattggttaaaCCATTcaccattttctgctgcttatctggGTCCAGATTGTGTTCaatgattaattaatattaCTAGGAAATATTGTATTGAAGCAGTTACAAAACTGTGGTATTCATGGACCTGGTAAATTATTCCAGGCCTTAGTCTTGTTGTTTTCATTGATATTATTCATACTTCGCCTGCTATGACtgtgaaacaggtattaaattgcaCTCTGTGGtattaaaaggtttaaaagtATTGGATTTAACTTTGTAAGCTCTGCAGAAAACCTGATTTGAGTTTCGGtgcattttgagtttttaaaagtgATAAAACAGTGCTATGTCTCCTTTTTagactgactgtgtgtgatCTGGCTGGGTCTGAACGCTGTAAAGAGCAGCGAAATGgtgagaggatgaaggaggCCAACAACATCAACACCTCCCTTTTAACCCTGGGGCGTTGTATTGCTGCTCTGAGGCACAACCAGAACAACAAGTACGTGTTTAACCGTAGCTTTGAATGAAAGTGCACCCTTGgtgatcatttttaaatcatggaAACATAGATAAGTTCTCTAATAAACTAGTTAGTGGACCTTCGAgtcaagattattttgtcatacaaatattt containing:
- the kif20a gene encoding kinesin-like protein KIF20A isoform X2, with the translated sequence MALSLSSPCGCPSDEEEEMAVFESTAAEHGGLARPRLPEISVISPGLDPRQSTAGRKLAVKPGLVRQGSGGERNTERVKVYLRIRPLTETERERGEEQGCVAVQDEETLLLKAPRDSQNMRTAERGITQSMHKFSFSKIFGSETTQQVFYESTMKNMVKDVLQGENRLLYTYGVTNSGKTYTIQGSGREAGLLPRALVSLFRKLQGRLYGAMDLKPVMYQDVRQLQPSEVKVEENRRNSLLTEDENLTSRRGGTTTIGDSGIGGLSSTSNIASQLEDTESVCLEPDGLSQSGGDDLEAGVQFSIWVSFYEIYNEFLYDLLDASPSMQPRKRVTLRLSDDKQGNPYVKDLTWIQVRSAEEAWRILKAGRRNQSFASTHLNQNSSRSHSIFSIRVLHLRPEADSGQAMHISELTVCDLAGSERCKEQRNGERMKEANNINTSLLTLGRCIAALRHNQNNKSRPPQVVPFRDSKLTRVLQGFFCGKGTSSMVVNINPCASIYDETLQALKFSAIATQLVHGPSTKTRVAYILSLLHEPTGNGNESTVLEEDESDVEDGDITMLNTEALLQAIDVLKREVQRQREEKEVLEANVREQVVSEMMEVISGMQDGFSETLEAERALIEERYEDKITNLQKHLKKFYSQELKERDQEIEALSAALENNKEAESVPTVVPQGDGPRRSERLTTQTELSQLRAELDQCRAELLTKTQALTKLKMQLEVSGSTGNLTGAADRKLEEGQRNLRQLRVDLQRLGVDLQSGERACCRNTGGERLRQALNVADETLAKQPAFKLNLGF
- the kif20a gene encoding kinesin-like protein KIF20A isoform X1, with protein sequence MALSLSSPCGCPSDEEEEMAVFESTAAEHGGLARPRLPEISVISPGLDPRQSTAGRKLAVKPGLVRQGSGGERNTERVKVYLRIRPLTETERERGEEQGCVAVQDEETLLLKAPRDSQNMRTAERGITQSMHKFSFSKIFGSETTQQVFYESTMKNMVKDVLQGENRLLYTYGVTNSGKTYTIQGSGREAGLLPRALVSLFRKLQGRLYGAMDLKPVMYQDVRQLQPSEVKVEENRRNSLLTEDENLTSRRGGTTTIGDSGIGGLSSTSNIASQLEDTESVCLEPDGLSQSGGDDLEAGVQFSIWVSFYEIYNEFLYDLLDASPSMQPRKRVTLRLSDDKQGNPYVKDLTWIQVRSAEEAWRILKAGRRNQSFASTHLNQNSSRSHSIFSIRVLHLRPEADSGQAMHISELTVCDLAGSERCKEQRNGERMKEANNINTSLLTLGRCIAALRHNQNNKSRPPQVVPFRDSKLTRVLQGFFCGKGTSSMVVNINPCASIYDETLQALKFSAIATQLVHGPSTKTRVAYILSLLHEPTGNGNESTVLEEDESDVEDGDITMLNTEALLQAIDVLKREVQRQREEKEVLEANVREQVVSEMMEVISGMQDGFSETLEAERALIEERYEDKITNLQKHLKKFYSQELKERDQEIEALSAALENNKEAESVPTVVPQGDGPRRSERLTTQTELSQLRAELDQCRAELLTKTQALTKLKMQLEVSGSTGNLTGAADRKLEEGQRNLRQLRVDLQRLGVDLQSGERACCRNTGGERLRQALNVADETLAKQDQILVELQNGLMLVKADLRRKAETLAQIQATRPQLPLSGLSASTTPGSCKKRGCGTAAAIEAENRPPQKRPFFQSLFPTRTPTRKYNTAAVEEANLTPYSRILRSRQQSPPPSPVPTPRRLRGKY